The proteins below come from a single Candidatus Delongbacteria bacterium genomic window:
- the tilS gene encoding tRNA lysidine(34) synthetase TilS, whose product MTPHGRFRLALDRLLPESCKGLGVLLSGGPDSTLLALLAAHDAARRGLDFLCLHVNHGLRGAESDAEETWVRSLCTARGWPLRCQRLHPATRRGNLQDWARRARRVFAEESLPGEWALLTGHHAQDQRESVLMALCQGKLPWGLAGMPARQGRWLKPLLAWERFQVLEDLESLDQDWCTDSSNLRSHGLRNRVRLELMPTLRRSAGSELDSLLDAIARDMGTLLATIDREAQKLLETQDLRPERWGHSLVRQGWDRYHGAVVRKALEALGRHSGAWGRGPSNARLDSIRTLLLTGHAGNWLPLGKGHEISLSRDRVHLHPRFDPLPSRSLEPGARIDGPDWSMGRTAPGNCPEGAAIHHLPPDLQGRTLQVRAARAGDRLRLSADARKSVGSLLAEAGWSRPERALRPLLANEQDILWIPGLRRAWQPGPDSPQQARELVWVLQ is encoded by the coding sequence ATGACCCCCCACGGCCGGTTCCGTCTGGCCCTGGACCGACTCCTGCCCGAGTCCTGCAAGGGGCTTGGAGTCCTGCTCTCGGGTGGTCCCGATTCCACTCTTCTGGCCCTCCTGGCCGCCCACGACGCCGCCCGACGCGGGCTCGACTTCCTTTGCCTGCATGTGAACCATGGCCTGCGTGGCGCTGAATCCGATGCCGAGGAAACCTGGGTCCGGTCGCTCTGCACTGCCCGGGGCTGGCCTTTGCGCTGCCAGCGGCTGCACCCCGCAACCCGCCGGGGCAACCTGCAGGACTGGGCCCGGCGTGCCCGGCGTGTTTTCGCCGAAGAAAGTCTGCCCGGAGAGTGGGCTCTGCTGACCGGTCACCATGCCCAGGACCAGCGCGAAAGCGTGCTGATGGCACTCTGTCAGGGCAAGCTGCCCTGGGGCCTGGCCGGCATGCCCGCCCGTCAGGGGCGCTGGCTCAAGCCCCTGCTGGCATGGGAACGATTCCAGGTTCTGGAGGACCTGGAATCGCTGGATCAGGACTGGTGCACGGACAGCAGCAATCTGCGCTCTCATGGCCTGCGCAACAGGGTGCGCCTGGAGTTGATGCCCACTCTTCGCCGGTCGGCCGGAAGCGAGCTCGACTCCCTGCTGGATGCCATCGCCCGGGACATGGGCACCCTGCTGGCAACCATCGATCGCGAGGCTCAGAAACTGCTGGAAACTCAGGATCTCCGGCCGGAGCGCTGGGGGCACTCCCTTGTTCGGCAAGGCTGGGATCGGTATCATGGGGCCGTTGTCCGCAAGGCTCTGGAAGCCCTCGGACGGCACTCCGGAGCCTGGGGTCGCGGCCCTTCCAATGCACGCCTCGACAGCATCCGGACCTTGCTTCTGACGGGTCACGCGGGCAACTGGTTGCCGCTGGGCAAAGGACATGAAATCAGCCTGAGCCGCGATCGCGTGCACCTGCATCCCCGGTTCGATCCCTTGCCCTCCCGTTCGCTGGAACCGGGCGCACGCATCGACGGGCCGGACTGGAGCATGGGCCGCACAGCTCCGGGAAACTGCCCGGAAGGCGCGGCAATCCATCACCTGCCTCCGGATCTGCAGGGCAGAACCTTGCAGGTGCGCGCCGCACGGGCCGGAGACAGACTTCGCCTCTCGGCCGATGCACGCAAGTCGGTTGGCTCGTTGCTGGCCGAAGCCGGATGGAGCCGGCCCGAACGGGCTCTGCGACCCCTGCTGGCCAACGAGCAGGACATCCTGTGGATTCCCGGTCTGCGCCGCGCCTGGCAGCCCGGACCCGACTCCCCCCAGCAGGCGCGGGAACTGGTATGGGTGCTGCAATGA
- the hpt gene encoding hypoxanthine phosphoribosyltransferase — protein sequence MNELHVDGMTFGVLLDEETIARRVRELGEQISRDYEGQNPILMIVLNGGFIFGSDLIRRISIPCEVDFIKISSYGDELQSSGEIKMKKDYDALVAGRHLIVVEDIVDSGLSLSFLKNKFSLQQPASLAFATLLHKPDNSRLEFPLEYVGFEIGSEFVLGYGLDYRQNWRNLPEVYVRRS from the coding sequence ATGAACGAACTGCACGTGGACGGCATGACCTTTGGAGTCCTGCTTGATGAAGAGACCATCGCTCGCCGGGTACGCGAGCTGGGCGAACAGATCAGCCGGGACTACGAGGGCCAGAATCCCATCCTGATGATCGTGCTCAACGGCGGTTTCATCTTCGGTTCCGACCTGATCCGGCGCATCAGCATCCCCTGCGAAGTCGACTTCATCAAGATCTCGAGCTATGGCGACGAACTGCAGAGCTCGGGCGAAATCAAGATGAAGAAGGATTACGACGCACTGGTGGCCGGCCGACACCTGATCGTGGTGGAGGACATCGTCGACAGTGGCCTGTCCCTGAGCTTCCTCAAGAACAAATTCAGCCTGCAGCAGCCGGCATCCCTGGCCTTCGCGACCCTGCTGCACAAACCCGACAATTCCCGGCTTGAGTTCCCCCTTGAATACGTTGGCTTCGAAATCGGCAGCGAGTTCGTGCTGGGATACGGGCTGGATTATCGCCAGAACTGGCGCAATCTGCCCGAAGTCTACGTGCGGCGCAGCTGA
- a CDS encoding ATP-dependent zinc metalloprotease FtsH, which produces MFFLTRAFDTRDVEERLTYTEYRQLVTGEERLISKLEVVSDNLTPVLHGELLSPGIHETAVGSTTYTRFTVNMPPEIKDEMAAWDAQGIPYSFEKQDSNWIAYAATTILPWIVLFAVWIYIMRRMQGGGQKGVFSFGKSRAKMLAENSIKITFADVAGADEAKEELEEVIEFLRDPKKFSRLGGKIPKGALMLGPPGTGKTLLARAVAGEAGVPFFSMSGADFVEMFVGVGASRVRDLFEQGKKSAPCIIFIDEIDAVGRQRGAGLGGGHDEREQTLNQLLVEMDGFESNEGVILIAATNRPDVLDPALLRPGRFDRQIVVDRPDVRGREGILKVHSRNVPLNDDVDLKTIARGTPGLAGAELANLVNEAALLAARHGKQNVDSACFEEARDKVVMGTARKSLLLSDLDKRITAYHEAGHALLGKILEFADPVHKVTIIPRGRALGLTWSLPEDDLHETRSKLLARLRVLFAGRIAEELIFNEVTTGAASDIQRATEIAQAMVCDVGMSPTMGLRNYGKKQEEIFLGREISQHRDFSESTAERIDAEIDKILLAARQDTQKLLEQNLESLHRIAEALLVRELIDGDELDVLIRGDELPPLKKAPTHGDGNGNSETPSSTSGSVPAISQESPEA; this is translated from the coding sequence ATGTTCTTCCTGACCCGCGCCTTCGATACGCGCGATGTTGAAGAACGGCTGACCTACACCGAATACCGGCAGCTGGTCACGGGCGAAGAGCGCCTGATCTCGAAGCTGGAAGTGGTGTCAGACAATCTCACTCCCGTGCTTCACGGCGAACTGCTGAGCCCCGGAATCCACGAAACCGCGGTGGGCAGCACCACCTACACCCGGTTCACCGTGAACATGCCGCCCGAGATCAAGGATGAGATGGCGGCCTGGGACGCCCAGGGCATTCCATACTCCTTCGAGAAACAGGACAGCAACTGGATCGCCTACGCGGCCACCACGATCCTGCCCTGGATCGTGCTCTTCGCCGTCTGGATCTACATCATGCGGCGCATGCAGGGCGGCGGCCAGAAGGGAGTCTTCTCCTTCGGCAAGAGCCGCGCCAAGATGCTGGCCGAGAACTCGATCAAGATCACCTTCGCCGATGTGGCCGGTGCCGACGAGGCCAAGGAGGAGCTGGAAGAGGTCATCGAATTCCTGCGGGACCCCAAGAAATTCAGTCGGCTGGGCGGCAAGATTCCCAAAGGTGCGCTGATGCTGGGCCCTCCGGGCACGGGCAAGACCCTGCTGGCCCGGGCCGTGGCCGGTGAGGCCGGAGTGCCTTTCTTCAGCATGAGCGGTGCCGACTTCGTGGAAATGTTCGTGGGCGTGGGCGCCAGTCGCGTGCGTGACCTCTTCGAGCAGGGCAAGAAGAGCGCGCCCTGCATCATCTTCATCGACGAGATCGATGCGGTGGGGCGCCAGCGCGGTGCCGGGCTCGGTGGCGGACACGACGAGCGCGAGCAGACGCTGAACCAGTTGCTGGTCGAGATGGACGGCTTCGAATCCAATGAGGGCGTGATCCTGATCGCCGCCACCAACCGACCCGATGTGCTCGATCCGGCCCTGCTGCGTCCCGGTCGTTTCGATCGTCAGATCGTGGTCGACCGCCCGGACGTGCGCGGACGCGAAGGCATTCTCAAGGTCCATTCGCGCAACGTGCCGCTGAACGACGATGTGGACCTCAAGACCATCGCGCGTGGCACTCCCGGCCTGGCCGGAGCCGAACTGGCCAACCTGGTGAACGAAGCGGCCCTGCTGGCCGCGCGTCACGGCAAGCAGAACGTGGACAGCGCCTGTTTCGAGGAAGCCCGCGACAAGGTGGTGATGGGCACGGCCCGCAAGAGCCTGCTGCTGAGCGATCTGGACAAGCGGATCACGGCCTACCATGAGGCCGGTCATGCGCTGCTGGGCAAGATTCTCGAGTTTGCCGACCCCGTGCACAAGGTGACCATCATCCCCCGTGGACGCGCCTTGGGCCTGACCTGGAGCCTGCCCGAGGACGATCTGCACGAAACACGCAGCAAACTGCTGGCCCGGCTGCGCGTGCTCTTTGCCGGGCGCATCGCCGAAGAACTGATCTTCAATGAAGTCACCACGGGAGCCGCCAGCGACATCCAGCGCGCCACCGAGATTGCCCAGGCCATGGTCTGTGACGTGGGCATGAGCCCCACGATGGGTCTGCGCAACTACGGCAAGAAGCAGGAAGAAATCTTTCTGGGTCGCGAGATCAGCCAGCACCGCGATTTTTCCGAATCCACGGCCGAACGCATCGACGCCGAGATCGACAAGATTCTGCTGGCCGCGCGCCAGGACACCCAGAAGCTGCTCGAGCAGAATCTGGAGTCCCTGCACCGCATCGCCGAGGCACTGCTGGTGCGCGAACTGATCGATGGAGACGAACTGGATGTGCTGATCCGGGGCGACGAACTGCCGCCCCTGAAAAAGGCCCCGACCCATGGCGATGGCAACGGCAACTCGGAAACGCCGTCTTCGACCTCCGGGTCCGTCCCCGCAATCAGCCAGGAATCGCCCGAGGCATGA
- a CDS encoding PEGA domain-containing protein: protein MTEFRSPIYIAGEGFLQEDPPERPWPRRLLVLLVLAILAAIGWFWLRPVPMDAWVQVESDPPGADILLDLESTGLKTPARLPLGPGRLHGVQVQSDGFLSRPLVWAVISDTLNEHNRRLTFLLSPRPPAPELPDPDPQPAVRQAEPERVVPPQDRVYLPFATPLRDIVPVYQPEREIQATSLRLRHWDERYRCRLNGQSASPDALGHLSLPRASQVHLQVDLAQTSLLDTLLRLAPESGELLLDLPERNQFVLVHTEPVAGDILLGDRVIGSGEALLPRTLLPQQVRFARVSGYLEPSSRDLGPAAGSEVLARYLPEQGWSWQAGRQPEAGMGAIRLLERGVWFEESGFRVSAGDGPETRGELLRFGRARNDRRPWGCQQAVFEVQLPSGVHTGMPARLELTALDTGDNFPMSIKDFATLTVLFNGVLLASEVTLESEGRPRSWPVSNYLREGSNRIELRGSEKATSWAGLRSLRLELKR from the coding sequence ATGACCGAATTCCGTTCTCCCATCTACATCGCAGGGGAAGGTTTTCTGCAGGAAGACCCACCCGAACGGCCCTGGCCCCGGCGTCTGCTGGTCTTGCTGGTGCTGGCCATTCTGGCCGCAATCGGCTGGTTCTGGTTGCGGCCCGTGCCCATGGATGCGTGGGTCCAGGTCGAAAGCGATCCACCGGGTGCCGACATCCTGCTGGATCTGGAAAGCACAGGCCTGAAGACTCCGGCACGCCTGCCGCTGGGACCGGGCAGGTTGCACGGGGTCCAGGTCCAGAGCGATGGATTCCTCAGCCGACCTCTGGTCTGGGCCGTGATCAGCGATACCCTGAATGAGCACAACCGCCGGTTGACCTTCCTGCTCAGTCCTCGCCCCCCGGCGCCGGAACTCCCGGATCCCGACCCGCAACCCGCGGTCCGGCAGGCCGAACCCGAACGTGTGGTCCCTCCGCAGGACCGGGTGTACCTGCCCTTCGCCACCCCGCTGCGCGACATCGTGCCGGTCTACCAGCCGGAGCGCGAGATTCAGGCGACCTCCCTGCGGCTCCGGCATTGGGACGAGCGCTATCGCTGCCGTCTGAACGGCCAATCGGCAAGTCCCGATGCACTGGGGCATCTCAGTCTGCCACGGGCCAGCCAAGTGCATCTTCAGGTGGACCTGGCCCAGACCAGCCTGCTGGACACGCTTTTGCGACTGGCACCCGAATCGGGCGAACTCCTGCTGGATCTTCCCGAACGCAACCAATTCGTTCTGGTGCACACCGAGCCCGTGGCCGGGGACATTCTCCTCGGAGACCGGGTGATCGGGAGCGGCGAAGCACTGCTGCCGCGCACACTGTTGCCACAGCAGGTACGCTTCGCGCGCGTATCCGGTTACCTTGAACCGTCCAGCCGCGATCTGGGTCCGGCCGCCGGAAGCGAGGTCCTGGCGCGCTATCTGCCCGAACAGGGATGGAGCTGGCAAGCGGGCCGCCAGCCCGAGGCGGGCATGGGTGCGATCCGGCTCCTGGAGCGCGGTGTCTGGTTCGAGGAGAGTGGGTTCCGGGTCAGCGCGGGCGACGGTCCGGAGACGCGCGGCGAATTGCTGCGGTTCGGCCGGGCCCGCAATGATCGTCGCCCCTGGGGCTGCCAGCAAGCGGTATTCGAGGTGCAGCTACCCTCCGGCGTCCACACGGGCATGCCGGCCCGACTGGAACTCACGGCACTGGACACCGGTGACAACTTCCCCATGTCCATCAAGGACTTCGCCACACTGACCGTGCTCTTCAACGGAGTCCTGCTGGCCAGCGAAGTAACCCTTGAAAGCGAAGGGCGCCCTCGAAGCTGGCCGGTGAGCAACTATCTGCGCGAAGGCAGCAACCGCATCGAGTTGCGGGGCAGCGAGAAGGCCACCTCCTGGGCGGGGCTGCGAAGTCTCAGGCTGGAGCTGAAGCGATGA
- a CDS encoding PEGA domain-containing protein, whose translation MSTPEEERIRREIRRELEEDERRRALLENEKQQQQQRLDEQRLRQQILAEEKKRLYENSRDHIEYVNENGDREWLTRKQILSREGYFDYEEHVEDIPGGRLRVIWSWSLGVVLLGLLVWLGWSYVQPDYYLLDVVCNVQGAEIWVDGQNSGSTTDARLELPAGEHFLEVRQEGYVSRSGLLHLELTRGPRQILSFELEPLPNVGADTP comes from the coding sequence ATGAGCACCCCGGAAGAGGAGCGCATCCGGAGGGAAATCCGCCGGGAGCTTGAAGAGGACGAACGCAGGCGCGCGCTGCTTGAAAACGAGAAACAGCAGCAGCAGCAGCGTCTGGATGAACAGCGCCTGCGCCAGCAGATTCTTGCGGAGGAGAAGAAGCGTCTTTACGAGAACAGCCGTGATCACATTGAATACGTGAATGAGAACGGTGACCGGGAGTGGTTGACACGCAAGCAGATCCTCAGCCGCGAAGGGTACTTCGATTACGAGGAGCACGTGGAGGACATTCCCGGGGGACGCCTGCGCGTGATCTGGAGCTGGAGCCTGGGTGTGGTTCTGCTGGGGCTGCTGGTCTGGCTGGGCTGGTCCTACGTCCAGCCGGATTACTACCTGCTGGACGTGGTCTGCAATGTCCAGGGTGCGGAGATCTGGGTCGATGGACAGAACTCCGGCAGCACCACGGACGCCCGGCTCGAGCTGCCCGCCGGCGAACACTTTCTGGAAGTTCGCCAGGAAGGCTACGTCAGTCGCAGTGGATTGCTGCACCTGGAACTGACCCGCGGACCACGCCAGATTCTCAGCTTCGAACTGGAGCCCTTGCCCAACGTCGGGGCGGATACCCCTTGA
- a CDS encoding carboxypeptidase regulatory-like domain-containing protein has protein sequence MATACSRTTAMDPKKHPRKSSPAPVSAGTDINRRLSALVMLLEEKGILRSGEFEDAVMSLKVQFADQKPANPRRSGIEERNGSEYRGPERRTEPGSHRNQGSERRSTGIAPFGHVAGHTLNAEDGLAISGVQLILRRGQGDSRPIQFRSTKSDKQGRFVFLNLPIARADGGEMYSYDLEVRYRNQSLVTNLAIRLNEGATVTHEIPLQLAPVRQG, from the coding sequence GTGGCCACGGCCTGCTCCCGCACCACAGCCATGGACCCCAAGAAACACCCCCGCAAGAGTTCCCCCGCCCCCGTATCCGCAGGTACCGACATCAATCGCCGGCTCAGCGCGCTGGTCATGCTTCTGGAAGAGAAGGGCATTCTGCGCAGCGGGGAGTTCGAGGATGCCGTGATGAGCCTCAAGGTCCAGTTCGCCGACCAGAAACCGGCCAACCCTCGTCGCTCGGGCATTGAAGAACGCAACGGCAGCGAATACCGCGGCCCCGAGCGGCGCACCGAGCCGGGCAGCCACCGCAATCAGGGTTCCGAGCGACGTTCCACGGGCATTGCACCCTTCGGTCATGTGGCCGGCCATACCCTGAATGCCGAAGACGGGCTGGCCATCAGTGGGGTTCAGTTGATCCTGCGGCGCGGTCAGGGCGACTCTCGCCCGATCCAGTTCCGCTCCACCAAGTCCGACAAGCAGGGACGTTTCGTGTTTCTCAACCTGCCCATCGCCCGCGCCGACGGTGGCGAGATGTACAGCTACGACCTGGAAGTGCGCTACCGCAACCAGAGTCTGGTCACCAATCTGGCCATTCGTCTCAACGAAGGCGCCACCGTGACCCACGAGATTCCCCTCCAGCTCGCTCCCGTTCGCCAGGGATGA